The following coding sequences are from one Onychostoma macrolepis isolate SWU-2019 chromosome 24, ASM1243209v1, whole genome shotgun sequence window:
- the slc7a14b gene encoding probable cationic amino acid transporter — translation MSAVFAKLDPRRIEWESSWYGLHSRILRTKPVDSMQGISDDLHGTRLARVLTTVDLVSLGVGSCVGTGMYVVAGLVAKEMAGPGVILSFIIAAVASILSGVCYAEFGVRVPKTTGSAYTYSYVTVGEFVAFFIGWNLILEYLIGTAAGASALSSMFDSLANHTISRYMINHLGTLNGLGKGEESYPDLLALLIAMVVTVIVGLGVKNSVSFNNVLNVVNLVVWVFMVLAGLFFLSGANWEDGRFLPYGWSGVMQGAATCFYAFIGFDIIATTGEEAKSPDTSIPYAITASLVTCLTAYVSVSVILTLLVPFNLIDGDAPLMEMFAVHGFLAGKYIVAVGAVAGLTVSLLGSLFPMPRVIYAMAGDGLLFRFLSFVSPHTETPVVACAVSGSLAALLALLVSLRDLIEMMSIGTLLAYTLVSVCVLLLRYQPDRDGFTSFLTEEEEEERKRKEEMMAASEKDMNSPGGEEYSDNPCGAKNLPSKGDDETLIEKSDSGGYQSDSSGYGVGDNGTEVDDSNSLLKRILGSHYYTIRMRLGLPNLGDRPTPATGRTVTSCVLLFFILTFFLWTLVIYGFDQVSGGARWAILPFIMTVIVLMVTLVIIILRQPENPKKLPYMAPCVPFVPTAAMLVNIYLMLKLSSITWVRFVVWCSLGVLIYFSYGMWNSSLELSAREEAAHASSYQRYDTEVDDSFNADEDLPPQEDKEDGQYQGWAAEDRGYQSQKDYQQHYDEQRPSNSHNYRNKGRTNKGFEELVNEEYSPE, via the exons ATGAGTGCTGTCTTTGCTAAACTGGACCCCAGGAGAATTGAGTGGGAGTCGTCCTGGTATGGACTCCACTCACGCATCCTGCGCACTAAACCTGTGGACTCCATGCAGGGGATCTCAGATGACCTTCATGGCACCAGGCTCGCTCGTGTGCTCACTACGGTGGATCTGGTGTCACTTGGGGTGGGCAGCTGCGTGGGAACTGGCATGTATGTGGTCGCCGGGCTTGTGGCTAAGGAAATGGCAGGACCTGGAGTGATCTTGTCCTTCATCATTGCAGCTGTGGCATCCATTCTGTCAG GCGTGTGCTATGCTGAGTTTGGGGTCAGAGTGCCTAAGACAACAGGCTCCGCCTACACATACAGTTATGTCACAGTGGGAGAATTTGTGGCCTTTTTCATTGGCTGGAATCTCATTTTGGAGTATTTGATTGGCACAGCAGCGGGGGCCAGTGCACTGAGCAGCATGTTCGACTCTTTAGCCAATCACACCATCAGCCGCTACATGATCAACCATCTTGGAACACTGAATGGCCTGG GTAAGGGAGAGGAATCTTATCCAGACCTTCTGGCTCTGCTGATCGCTATGGTGGTGACGGTGATTGTGGGTTTAGGGGTGAAAAACTCTGTGAGCTTCAATAATGTGCTCAATGTTGTTAACTTGGTCGTGTGGGTCTTTATGGTGCTTGCTGGACTGTTTTTCCTTTCTGGAGCCAACTGGGAGGATGGGAGGTTTCTGCCCTATGGCTGGTCAGGG GTCATGCAAGGAGCTGCAACCTGTTTCTACGCCTTCATTGGCTTTGATATTATCGCCACCACAGGAGAAGAGGCCAAGAGCCCCGACACTTCCATTCCATATGCCATAACAGCCTCTCTCGTCACCTGTCTCACAGCGTACGTCTCT GTGAGTGTGATTCTGACATTGTTGGTGCCATTTAACCTGATTGATGGCGATGCCCCGCTTATGGAGATGTTTGCTGTTCATGGCTTCCTGGCTGGGAAGTATATTGTAGCTGTGGGCGCTGTCGCAGGACTCACTGTCAGCCTGCTGGGATCTCTGTTCCCTATGCCCAGAGTCATCTATGCCATGGCAGGAGATGGGCTGCTTTTCAG GTTCCTGTCCTTTGTGAGTCCGCACACAGAGACGCCTGTGGTGGCCTGTGCTGTATCAGGCTCTCTGGCTGCTCTGCTGGCTCTTCTGGTGAGTCTTAGGGACCTGATCGAGATGATGTCCATCGGCACACTGCTGGCCTACACACtggtgtcagtgtgtgtgctgCTTCTGCGATATCAGCCCGACAGAGACGGCTTCACCAGTTTCCTCAccgaggaggaagaggaggagcgGAAGAGGAAGGAGGAAATGATGGCAGCCAGTGAGAAGGACATGAACTCACCTGGTGGAGAAGAGTACTCCGACAACCCCTGTGGGGCCAAGAACCTCCCCTCCAAAGGAGACGATGAAACTCTGATTGAAAAGTCAGACTCTGGAGGCTACCAGTCTGATAGTTCCGGCTACGGTGTTGGAGATAACGGCACTGAGGTGGACGACTCCAATAGTCTCTTGAAGCGCATTTTGGGGTCTCATTATTACACTATACGGATGCGTTTGGGCCTGCCGAACTTGGGCGATAGGCCCACACCTGCAACAGGACGTACTGTTACTTCCTGTGTCCTCCTTTTCTTCATCTTGACCTTCTTTCTCTGGACGCTTGTCATCTATGGCTTCGACCAGGTCTCAGGAGGAGCTCGCTGGGCAATATTACCTTTTATAATGACTGTGATTGTCCTCATGGTTACtttggttattattattctccGGCAGCCTGAGAACCCTAAAAAGCTGCCCTACATGGCGCCTTGTGTGCCCTTTGTGCCCACCGCTGCCATGCTGGTGAACATTTACCTTATGCTCAAACTCTCCAGCATCACCTGGGTGCGCTTTGTGGTGTGGTGCTCACTAG GTGTGCTGATCTACTTTAGCTACGGGATGTGGAACAGCTCGCTGGAACTCAGCGCTAGAGAGGAAGCGGCTCACGCCAGCTCCTACCAGAGGTACGACACAGAGGTGGATGACAGCTTCAATGCCGATGAAGACCTCCCTCCTCAGGAGGACAAAGAGGACGGACAGTACCAGGGCTGGGCGGCTGAGGATCGCGGCTATCAGTCCCAGAAAGACTACCAGCAGCACTATGATGAACAGAGACCGTCCAACAGTCACAATTACAGAAACAAAGGCAGGACCAATAAAGGCTttgaggagctggtcaatgaagAGTATTCACCTGAGTGA
- the cldn11b gene encoding claudin-11b has product MSHSCRLLCGFLMSCIGWTGIIIATSTNDWVVTCKYGMHTCRKMDELETKGLWTECVISTALYHCISLNQILDIPAYIQTSRALMVSASLLGLPALALVLLAMPCVKLSQETEDTKHRRAVLGGLLILFISLCGMVSTVWFPIGVLHEDGLMSFGFSLYAGWVGSALCFFGSSVMICCSRGDGPSQNLENRYYYSKHSGVTNSGPPVNNHAKSAHV; this is encoded by the exons ATGTCCCATAGCTGTCGTCTGCTTTGTGGATTTTTGATGAGCTGCATCGGCTGGACTGGTATTATAATAGCGACCTCAACAAACGACTGGGTGGTGACCTGTAAATACGGCATGCACACCTGCAGGAAGATGGATGAGCTGGAGACCAAGGGCTTGTGGACAGAGTGCGTTATCTCTACTGCTCTCTATCACTGCATCTCACTCAACCAGATCCTCGATATACCAG CTTACATCCAGACGTCTCGCGCTCTAATGGTCTCCGCCTCTCTGCTCGGTCTGCCGGCTCTGGCTCTCGTGCTGCTGGCGATGCCGTGCGTCAAACTGAGCCAAGAGACTGAAGACACCAAACACAGACGCGCAGTCCTGGGAGGACTTCTTATACTGTTCATAT CTCTGTGTGGGATGGTGTCGACGGTGTGGTTCCCCATCGGAGTGCTTCACGAGGACGGACTGATGTCGTTCGGATTCTCCCTGTATGCTGGCTGGGTCGGTTCAGCCCTTTGTTTTTTTGGCAGCTCTGTgatgatttgttgctcaagggGCGACGGCCCAAGTCAAAATCTTGAAAACCGCTACTACTACTCAAAACACAGCGGAGTTACCAACTCCGGCCCTCCTGTTAACAACCATGCCAAGAGCGCACATGTGTGA